gaggtgatcattaatgattcgtcttttttgaaattctagtttttggtgttttgattgtttgggttgttgtggtttcttttaagctgtaaaataaagattGTAAAACGTATTCTTAATATCTAGCTTTCATAGCAGCTAAGCTTTATATAAAACAATGAGGATACTAGTCTAAAAGCACTTAGGATGTTTATTGTAACAAATCGATAATTATCCAGTAAAAGAGAAATATCTATAAAGTCAATAATAAAGTTTAAACCGGTATGATGTTGGTTTGGATTACTCGTGACATAATCATGTCACACACTATACGATTTATATAAGAGAAGAATCAACGCGAGGCGgaacaaaaattataaaggaGTGAGTATAGAACATCATTGATTGATAAAAAAGGGTCACTGTAACAGTGATTACAGAGGAAAGAATCAGTGGAGGCAAAGTGGAAAAGAAGAAGGTCGACGACGCTTCCAAGGAAACATAGGATTAGGCGTATTGTGTTTAATATGGGCCAAAGCAAAATTGTATGACCCACACGAAATGTCCAGTTTCAATCTTCACTATTCAAAAAGATTGTGACGTACCTAAACAAATACTTCCAGCCTTTTATTGATCGACAAAGTGACATAGACAGTTTCAAAACTCTCTCAATTCTTCTATATAGTGGTACTAGTTATACATCTATGTTTATAATGGAATTATATAGTTTgcataagatttttaaaaaatttattaccttattattttgttaaattatgACATATTTAATACTAATCCAattgaaatgaaatttattaatttatcaaatattaatatatatgtatatataatttatatgattATAGACTTTATAGCCGTATAGATTTCAAGCTAGCTTATAATATTCGTAGAGAAAGTAACAAACGATAGTAAGGAGAAAAGgtgaggacacaaacccagctCGTCAAGCAGTCTTGAGATGTTCGCCACAAACCCTTCTTGATCGAACCATCTTATTACATCAGAGTATAGCTCTGGCAAAAAAGCTAGAAAGAAGCTTGTAATCTACATCAACAAcagttgtccaaaaaaaaaatctacatcaACAAACCTATGAACCTGTTTAATAGAATTTTTCAATtggtttaaaagaaaaatatatgcatCAGTTGAACATATTCATTTGTCCCAAATAATGTTCAGTCTCAACAAATAACAAAAGTTCTATAATaatacaacaaaaagaaaaacggacaACGCAGAAAGTTCAAACGCGTCTAAACCGCCAAATCAAATAAGCGATGTCCCCTTTTCCCCATAATATAACAGTCTTCAGACTATACTTGGAGGATCTCCAGCCCAGCTACAAGTGGCTCGTGACCACCGAGTTCTGATACAATCGACCAATGGTGCATGCTGTGCCGGCTTAGGCTGGTTCACTTCTGAGTCTTTGTCAGAGCTGCTGGACGCTGCACATGTCATGTACTCTTCTGGTGTCCATTTAGGAGGAACAGAGACGTTTAGTTTTGTGAGCCTTGGCCTTTGCATAGGAACCGTCCCACCTTCCACAGCCATAGCTTGAACACCACCGTTTATATCTGATTTAGCAATCCCATTGAAGTGATAAACATCAAACACTTTCTTTCCCATCATTCCTGATGAATCTTTGATCCCTCCCAAGTCTCTGTCCAGCTCCAAGATCACTTGCCATAACTCGCTCCACACAATGAACCCCATGGCGCAGATCTCATTCATCTTCTCAGTTGGCAGTCTAATGTTTGTTTCCTGAACAACTTGGTGAAAGGCCTCCACGCTGATGAAACCTCCTCCTCCGCTCTGGTCTCTTGCATCAAAAGCTCTTCTTATCTGACACTCTCTCAGCTCAAGTTCGTTTTCTTCCTGGACAGCTGGATCGAGTGCAAACAGGACGGTGTAATGTGACTCGCTGCCAACGACCCATATAGGCCATTTGGGAGATTTGAGGTTCTGACCGACTTTGCAGAAATTGAGAGACTCAAGCAACGTCAGGAAGCCCACCTCAACATTCTTCGATATGCCTTTCAAAAACATGCCGCCTCCAAAatccatccttccatcaaacacaTTAGGAACCGCTTCACCACACAATAGCAGGTTTACGATTtcctaatcaaaaaaaaaaggggcaaagagaaaaaaaaatcagtagtAATACTCAAGGACCAAAAGAGAGTAAAAGGACAAGTTACAGATCAAAGTGGATTCAGAAATGTGTTACCTGGGAGGCATGTCCAAATGGTGCAGTTACTAGGGGGAGGTTTGGATCGTCCCTGTCGTTTTGAACAGTATCCTgtttatggaaaaaaaaaattatatacggCTACAACACTAGATGACCTAAATTATGGAAATGCAAAATCTAGCACAATGATCCAGTCTGCAACTTGATATTCTGATTCACATCCGAATCAAAGAATAGTCTAGAAACCTAAACCAAAACTTCTAAATGCTGATGTGGTCGTAACACAGTAGGACTAGCTTGCCTATCAGATGAGATTTTCTCTATAAATTCTATTTCTGGCTATAACGCCAATAGTAAGGTCCACAATGACCAAATGATCCCAAGTTGTTAGAAAAACTGAAACCTATCGCGTGAATGAATGTCATTCAATTCCCTAATCTGTCATTCATACTATCGTTTCTTTTTAAAGTAATAAGGATCAAGGTTGCGTCAATACCAGTCCACGGGAGAGTAAAGCTGAAATAAGGAATAGCAAAGCACCCACGCGACTCTGGAAAGCAGTTATTGTGCCTTCTATCTTACTAAGGGCACTGGActgagttgtgaatgtctcAAATCT
Above is a window of Brassica napus cultivar Da-Ae chromosome A10, Da-Ae, whole genome shotgun sequence DNA encoding:
- the LOC106424785 gene encoding ubiquitin carboxyl-terminal hydrolase MINDY-3, yielding MANHQDDEDLELALKMSMQYNPPEAKRSKPIEETGSGSGESPEAKTRRLQREIMAAAAEKRMLSLPKTPPKPRALASPITVADSCKGIGSGGGLELSPEESNQLFTMVFGNEVSKSILAQWTNQGIRFSPDPETTIGLVQHEGGPCGVLAALQAFVLKYLLYFPDDIGKDSPSLGVKTSKNPYVASDSFSSIPEEAKTRALVRSMCEILFMCGNNNRAVVASFLNSEDLNTNQKDEVMAAGLPIESASDLQKILRFETFTTQSSALSKIEGTITAFQSRVGALLFLISALLSRGLDTVQNDRDDPNLPLVTAPFGHASQEIVNLLLCGEAVPNVFDGRMDFGGGMFLKGISKNVEVGFLTLLESLNFCKVGQNLKSPKWPIWVVGSESHYTVLFALDPAVQEENELELRECQIRRAFDARDQSGGGGFISVEAFHQVVQETNIRLPTEKMNEICAMGFIVWSELWQVILELDRDLGGIKDSSGMMGKKVFDVYHFNGIAKSDINGGVQAMAVEGGTVPMQRPRLTKLNVSVPPKWTPEEYMTCAASSSSDKDSEVNQPKPAQHAPLVDCIRTRWSRATCSWAGDPPSIV